The sequence GATATCGGCCAGGGTCTCCATCGTTATCCCGGGGGCCGGGATGAAGCGCACCGATTGCCGGTCGCCCAGAGTGATGGTGCCCGTTTTATCCAGCAAAAGCACATCGATATCTCCCGCCGCTTCCACTGCCCGGCCGCTCATGGCCAGGACGTTCTTTTGCACCAGGCGGTCGATGCCGGCAATGCCGATGGCGCTGAGCAGTCCGCCGATGGTGGTCGGCAGGAGACAGACCAGGAGCGATACCAGTACGGTGATGCTGAAGGATACCCCGGAATAGATCCCGAAAAATTTCAGGGTGAAGATCGCCACGATAAAAATGATGCTGAGTGCGGAAAGTAGAATGGTCAGGGCGATCTCGTTCGGAGTCTTCTGCCGGTTCGCGCCCTCGACCAGGCCGATCATGCGGTCCAAAAAACTTTCGCCGGGATTGGCCGTAACGCGGACGGTGATTTTGTCGGAAAGCACTTTGGTTCCGCCGGTCACGGCGCTGCGGTCGCCTCCGGATTCGCGGATAACCGGGGCCGATTCCCCGGTGATCGCCGATTCGTCGACGGTGGCGATACCGTAGATCACTTCGCCGTCGGCCGGAATGATCTCGCCGGCGCTGACCGTCACCAGATCATTTTTTCGCAGATCTTCCGCCGGCACCCGCACGCTCTCTTGGCCTTCCTGGAAGCGATTGGCCAAGGTGTGGGATCTGGTTTTACGCAAAGAATTGGCCTGGGCTTTGCCACGGCCTTCGGCAACGGCCTCGGCGAAATTGGCAAACAACACGGTGAACCATAGCCATAGGGATATCTGAACGGTAAACCCCAACGGTTCAACGCTTTTTTGAAAGATGGCAACCGTGGTGAGCAGGGCGCAGCATTCGGTAACGAACATGACCGGGTTTTTTACTTGGGAGCGGGGAGCGAGTTTTTTTATTGAATCGATGACCGCCTGCTTCAGGATGTCTTTATTGAAAATGGAGGCTGCGGCTGATCTCATGGGGGAGGCCTCCTAGAACAGTTTGCCGGAACCGGTCATGAGGAAATGCTCGGCTACCGGTCCAAGCGAAAGGGCGGGAAGAAATGTCAGCAAGCCGACGATGATGATCGTACCGACCAGGAGTACGATGAAGGTCGCGCCATGGACCGGAAAGCTGCCGCTTCCCGCCGGGACCGTTTTTTTTTGCGGCCAGGTTCCCGGCCAGGGCCAGAACCGGGACGATAAGCAGAAAACGGCCGGCCAGCATGACCAAGCCTAGAATTGTATTATAGGCCGGGGTGTTGGCTGATAAACCCGTAAAAGCGCTGCCGTTGTTGCCGGCAGCAGAAGAAAAAGCGTACAGTATTTCGCTCAAGCCATGCGGGCCGTGGTTGCCCAGCCCGGCCACCCCCCAGCGGCTGACTGTTGCCCAGGCGGCCGGACCGAGGATCAAAATGGCTGAAACCAGAACGTAAAAAACGCAGAGCTTGACATCCGCGGCTTCGATCTTTTTACCGAGATATTCCGGGGTCCGGCCGACCATCAATCCGGCGATGAATACGGCCAGGATGACAAAAATCAGCATGCCGTAAAGGCCCGATCCCACCCCTCCGAACACCACTTCTCCGAGCTGGATGTTGAGCATGGGCATCAGCCCGCCCAGCGGGGTGAAGGAGTCGTGCATGGAGTTGACGGCGCCGCAGCTGGCATCGGTGGTT is a genomic window of Candidatus Aminicenantes bacterium containing:
- the kdpB gene encoding potassium-transporting ATPase subunit KdpB; this encodes MRSAAASIFNKDILKQAVIDSIKKLAPRSQVKNPVMFVTECCALLTTVAIFQKSVEPLGFTVQISLWLWFTVLFANFAEAVAEGRGKAQANSLRKTRSHTLANRFQEGQESVRVPAEDLRKNDLVTVSAGEIIPADGEVIYGIATVDESAITGESAPVIRESGGDRSAVTGGTKVLSDKITVRVTANPGESFLDRMIGLVEGANRQKTPNEIALTILLSALSIIFIVAIFTLKFFGIYSGVSFSITVLVSLLVCLLPTTIGGLLSAIGIAGIDRLVQKNVLAMSGRAVEAAGDIDVLLLDKTGTITLGDRQSVRFIPAPGITMETLADIAQLTSLADETPEGRSIVVLAKKHGLRGRSIAEIPNARFISFSAQTRMSGIDIGQHQFRKGSPDTIAAFVAGEFPEEMKRVIEEISRTGGTALAVAEKTCALGVIHLKDIVKGGLRDRFTRLRAMGIKTIMITGDNRLTAATIAREAGVDDFLAEARPEDKLA